The Vibrio agarivorans genome window below encodes:
- a CDS encoding TRIC cation channel family protein, translating into MDTLLLYTVDLFGTAVFAVSGVLLAGRLKMDPFGVIVLGSVTAIGGGTIRDMALGATPVFWIGDTTYLTVILVTCILTMLVVRRPKRLPWWVLPVSDAIGLAVFVSIGVEKALMFQDSYMVAIIMGVITGCGGGIIRDVLAREIPMVLRSEVYATACILGGMFHTGALALGYDTTTALAAGVSSTLIIRLGAIRWHLSLPTFAIKPQN; encoded by the coding sequence ATGGACACTCTACTTTTGTATACAGTAGATCTGTTCGGAACTGCAGTCTTTGCAGTCTCGGGAGTTCTACTAGCGGGACGTCTGAAAATGGATCCTTTCGGCGTGATTGTACTAGGAAGTGTAACGGCGATCGGTGGCGGCACCATTCGAGATATGGCGCTGGGTGCAACCCCGGTTTTTTGGATTGGCGATACCACCTATCTGACCGTCATTTTGGTGACGTGTATTCTCACTATGCTAGTGGTGCGCAGACCGAAAAGGCTTCCTTGGTGGGTGCTTCCTGTCAGCGATGCGATTGGTTTAGCGGTGTTTGTGAGTATTGGTGTTGAAAAAGCATTGATGTTCCAAGACTCTTACATGGTGGCGATCATCATGGGGGTAATCACTGGCTGCGGCGGCGGCATCATTCGTGATGTACTCGCCCGTGAGATACCAATGGTGCTTCGAAGCGAAGTTTACGCCACTGCGTGTATTTTAGGTGGTATGTTCCACACAGGTGCTTTAGCGCTGGGTTACGACACAACCACCGCGTTAGCTGCCGGCGTGAGTTCTACACTGATTATTCGCCTAGGTGCAATTCGTTGGCACTTATCTCTGCCAACCTTTGCCATTAAGCCGCAAAACTAG
- a CDS encoding phosphopentomutase produces the protein MKRAFILVLDSFGIGAAGDADKFGDVGSDTMGHIADECAAGRADNDERSGPLTLPNLSKLGLAMAHKESTGRLAPGLRDDIEVIGAYGHAAELSSGKDTPSGHWEIAGVPVLFDWGYFTDKENSFPKELTDRILSRAGLDGFLGNCHASGTQVLDDLGEEHMRTGLPIFYTSADSVFQIACHEETFGLERLLELCQIAREELEDHNIGRVIARPFVGAGKGQFERTGNRRDLSVEPPSETVLQKLVDEKQGEVVSIGKIADIYANCGITKKVKATGIPALFEATLEEIQKAGDNTIVFTNFVDFDSAYGHRRNVAGYAGALEYFDGRINEVLDIMQDDDVLILTADHGCDPTWPGTDHTREHIPVIVYGKKVPAGSLGLRDSFADIGQTLASYFGTSPMDYGKNFL, from the coding sequence ATGAAAAGAGCGTTTATTTTAGTTCTTGATTCGTTTGGTATCGGCGCTGCTGGTGACGCAGATAAGTTCGGTGATGTGGGCTCAGATACAATGGGACACATTGCGGATGAGTGCGCTGCAGGTCGCGCAGATAACGATGAGCGTTCAGGCCCATTAACACTACCCAACCTATCAAAGCTAGGTTTGGCTATGGCGCACAAAGAGTCTACGGGTCGTCTCGCCCCAGGTCTTCGTGACGATATAGAGGTGATTGGTGCTTATGGTCATGCAGCAGAGCTTTCTTCAGGTAAAGACACGCCATCAGGTCACTGGGAGATCGCGGGTGTCCCAGTGCTGTTTGATTGGGGTTACTTCACCGATAAAGAGAACAGCTTTCCGAAAGAGCTCACTGACCGCATTCTTTCTCGTGCTGGTCTTGATGGCTTCCTGGGCAACTGTCATGCATCAGGTACTCAGGTGTTGGACGACCTTGGTGAAGAGCACATGCGCACCGGCTTACCTATCTTCTATACCTCAGCAGACTCTGTATTCCAGATTGCTTGTCATGAAGAGACGTTTGGTCTTGAACGCTTGCTAGAGCTTTGTCAGATTGCTCGCGAGGAGCTTGAAGACCACAACATTGGCCGAGTGATTGCGCGTCCGTTTGTCGGGGCAGGTAAAGGCCAGTTTGAGCGCACAGGTAACCGCCGCGACCTTTCAGTCGAGCCGCCATCAGAGACTGTTCTACAGAAACTTGTTGATGAAAAGCAAGGTGAAGTGGTTTCTATCGGTAAAATTGCAGACATCTATGCCAACTGTGGTATCACCAAAAAAGTGAAAGCGACAGGCATTCCAGCGCTATTTGAAGCAACGCTTGAAGAGATTCAAAAAGCGGGTGACAACACGATAGTGTTCACAAACTTTGTAGACTTTGATTCAGCTTATGGCCACCGCCGCAACGTTGCAGGCTACGCTGGCGCACTGGAGTACTTTGACGGTCGCATCAATGAAGTGTTAGACATCATGCAAGATGATGATGTATTAATTCTGACGGCAGACCACGGTTGTGACCCAACCTGGCCGGGTACGGATCACACTCGTGAGCATATCCCAGTGATTGTTTACGGTAAAAAAGTACCGGCAGGCTCGTTAGGTTTGCGTGACAGCTTTGCAGACATTGGTCAAACATTGGCGTCTTACTTCGGTACAAGCCCAATGGACTACGGTAAAAACTTTCTATAA
- the deoA gene encoding thymidine phosphorylase, which translates to MYLPQEIIRKKRDGEVLTDEEIQFFIQGVANDSVSEGQIAAFAMAIFFNEMTMPERIALTCAMRDSGMVIDWDHMNFGGPIVDKHSTGGVGDVTSLMLGPMVAACGGFVPMISGRGLGHTGGTLDKLESIPGYNITPTNEVFGEVTKDAGVAIIGQTGDLAPADKRVYATRDITATVDNISLITASILSKKLAAGLESLVMDVKVGSGAFMPTYEASEELARSIVAVANGAGTKTTAILTDMNQVLASSAGNALEVREAVQFLTGEYRNPRLYEVTMALCAEMLVLAKLASNSDVARNKLQAVLDNGKAAECFGKMIAGLGGPDDFIENYDNYLAKADIIQPVFADQVGVVSAMDTRAIGMAVVGMGGGRRVATDSIDYAVGFDQFIRLGEVADENKPLAIIHARTEAQWQEAAQALKAAIVVGGEYQPTPDVYRQIRAEDV; encoded by the coding sequence ATGTATTTACCTCAAGAAATCATTCGTAAAAAACGTGACGGCGAAGTCCTCACAGACGAAGAGATTCAATTCTTTATTCAAGGCGTCGCTAACGACAGCGTCTCAGAAGGCCAAATTGCAGCGTTTGCAATGGCGATATTTTTCAATGAAATGACGATGCCTGAGCGTATCGCACTGACCTGTGCAATGCGTGATTCTGGCATGGTGATTGATTGGGACCACATGAACTTTGGTGGCCCTATTGTCGACAAACACTCTACCGGTGGTGTGGGTGATGTGACCTCTCTTATGCTTGGCCCAATGGTGGCAGCATGTGGTGGTTTTGTACCAATGATTTCTGGCCGTGGCCTTGGTCATACTGGCGGAACACTGGATAAGCTAGAGTCGATTCCTGGCTACAATATTACCCCTACCAACGAGGTGTTTGGTGAAGTAACGAAAGATGCTGGTGTGGCGATCATCGGTCAAACTGGCGATCTTGCTCCAGCAGACAAGCGTGTTTATGCCACGCGTGATATTACGGCAACCGTAGACAACATCTCTTTGATCACCGCTTCCATTCTATCTAAGAAACTGGCCGCTGGCCTTGAGTCTCTAGTGATGGATGTCAAAGTGGGATCAGGTGCTTTCATGCCAACGTACGAAGCCTCTGAAGAGCTAGCGCGTTCGATCGTTGCAGTCGCCAATGGCGCAGGCACAAAAACCACCGCCATTTTAACCGACATGAACCAAGTGTTGGCCTCTTCGGCTGGTAATGCGCTTGAGGTTCGTGAAGCGGTTCAGTTCCTAACGGGTGAATACCGTAACCCTCGTCTCTACGAAGTGACCATGGCTCTTTGTGCAGAGATGTTGGTACTGGCTAAACTGGCTTCAAACAGTGACGTTGCACGTAACAAATTGCAAGCGGTGTTGGATAACGGCAAAGCGGCAGAGTGCTTCGGTAAGATGATTGCGGGCCTTGGTGGTCCAGACGACTTTATCGAGAACTACGACAACTACCTAGCGAAAGCTGACATCATTCAGCCTGTATTTGCTGACCAAGTGGGCGTCGTGAGTGCGATGGACACACGTGCGATTGGTATGGCAGTGGTTGGCATGGGGGGCGGTCGCCGCGTTGCGACAGATAGCATCGATTATGCCGTGGGTTTCGATCAGTTTATTCGCCTAGGCGAAGTTGCCGATGAGAACAAGCCATTAGCTATCATTCACGCACGCACCGAAGCGCAGTGGCAAGAGGCGGCACAGGCACTGAAAGCCGCTATTGTGGTAGGCGGTGAATATCAGCCCACTCCTGACGTTTATCGACAAATTCGTGCCGAAGACGTATAG
- the mtnN gene encoding 5'-methylthioadenosine/S-adenosylhomocysteine nucleosidase, which yields MKIGIIGAMEQEVSILKNALINLEHAEKGGCSFFSGELNGVDVVLLQSGIGKVAAAVGTAILLDEYQPDVVINTGSAGGFDSTLNLGDVVISTEVRHHDADVTAFGYEIGQMAGQPAAFKSDEKLMKIAEQALQQMEDKHAVRGLICTGDAFVCTPERQAFIRTHFPSVIAVEMEAAAIAQACHQFNTPFVVVRAISDVADKESPMSFEEFLPLAAQSSSEMVIKMVELLK from the coding sequence ATGAAAATCGGCATCATCGGTGCGATGGAACAAGAAGTTTCTATCCTAAAAAACGCGCTTATTAATCTTGAACATGCAGAAAAAGGCGGCTGTTCTTTCTTCTCAGGTGAGTTGAATGGCGTTGATGTGGTACTACTGCAATCTGGTATCGGTAAAGTAGCTGCGGCGGTAGGTACTGCAATCCTTCTAGATGAATATCAACCAGATGTTGTTATTAACACTGGCTCTGCAGGTGGTTTTGATTCTACGCTGAACCTAGGTGATGTGGTTATCTCAACAGAAGTTCGCCACCATGATGCGGACGTAACGGCTTTCGGTTACGAAATTGGTCAAATGGCTGGCCAACCTGCTGCATTCAAATCAGATGAAAAGCTGATGAAAATTGCAGAGCAAGCCTTGCAGCAAATGGAAGACAAGCACGCCGTTCGTGGCCTTATCTGTACGGGTGATGCCTTTGTTTGCACACCAGAGCGCCAAGCCTTCATTCGCACTCACTTCCCAAGCGTTATCGCGGTTGAGATGGAAGCGGCTGCCATTGCTCAAGCCTGTCATCAGTTCAACACACCATTTGTCGTGGTTCGCGCTATCTCTGATGTAGCAGACAAAGAGTCACCAATGAGTTTCGAAGAGTTCTTACCGCTTGCGGCGCAAAGCTCTTCTGAGATGGTGATTAAGATGGTTGAATTACTCAAGTAA
- a CDS encoding NupC/NupG family nucleoside CNT transporter — MSLFMSLVGMAVLLGIALLLSDNRKAINLRTVGGAFAIQFLIGGFVLYVPWGRDLLAGFSAGVQNVIDYGKDGTGFLFGSLVNFSVDGIGFIFAFQVLPTLIFFSALISVLYYVGIMQWVIKVLGGGLQKALGTSRAESMSAAANIFVGQTEAPLVVRPFVPRMTQSELFAVMCGGLASVAGGVLAGYASMGVPLEYLVAASFMAAPGGLLFAKIIKPETDTPNDDLGDDIDGGEDKPANVIDAAAGGASVGLQLALNVGAMLLAFIGLIALINGILGGVGGWFGMEHLTLELLLGWIFAPLAFLIGVPWEEATIAGSFIGQKTVVNEFVAYLNFVPYVGENAQVVAATGQVMSEKTQAIIAFALCGFANLSSIAILLGGLGSLAPNRRHDIARMGVKAVIAGTLSNLMAATIAGFFLSF, encoded by the coding sequence ATGAGCCTGTTTATGAGCCTGGTTGGTATGGCAGTGCTACTTGGCATCGCGCTACTACTGTCTGACAACCGCAAAGCTATTAATCTACGAACTGTTGGTGGCGCTTTCGCTATCCAATTCCTAATCGGTGGTTTCGTTCTTTACGTACCTTGGGGTCGTGACCTACTTGCTGGTTTCTCAGCAGGTGTACAGAACGTTATTGACTACGGTAAAGACGGTACAGGTTTCCTATTCGGTAGCCTAGTTAACTTCTCTGTTGACGGTATCGGTTTCATCTTTGCTTTCCAAGTACTACCAACACTAATCTTCTTCTCTGCACTTATTTCTGTACTTTACTACGTAGGTATCATGCAGTGGGTCATCAAAGTTCTTGGTGGTGGTCTACAAAAAGCACTAGGTACCTCACGTGCGGAATCTATGTCTGCAGCAGCAAACATTTTCGTTGGTCAAACTGAAGCACCTCTTGTTGTACGTCCATTCGTACCGCGTATGACTCAATCTGAGCTATTCGCTGTAATGTGTGGTGGTCTTGCTTCTGTTGCTGGTGGTGTACTAGCAGGTTACGCTTCTATGGGTGTACCTCTAGAGTACCTAGTTGCAGCATCATTCATGGCAGCACCTGGTGGTCTACTATTCGCTAAGATCATCAAACCTGAAACTGACACGCCAAATGACGATCTAGGCGATGACATCGACGGCGGCGAAGACAAGCCTGCTAACGTTATCGACGCTGCAGCTGGCGGTGCGTCTGTTGGTCTACAACTTGCGTTAAACGTTGGTGCAATGCTACTAGCATTCATCGGTCTAATCGCTCTAATTAACGGCATCCTTGGTGGCGTTGGTGGTTGGTTCGGTATGGAACACCTAACGCTAGAGCTTCTTCTAGGTTGGATTTTTGCTCCACTAGCATTCCTTATCGGTGTGCCATGGGAAGAAGCAACAATCGCTGGTTCTTTCATCGGTCAGAAGACGGTTGTAAACGAATTCGTAGCATACCTAAACTTTGTACCATACGTTGGTGAAAATGCTCAAGTAGTCGCTGCAACTGGTCAAGTTATGTCTGAGAAGACTCAAGCGATCATCGCATTTGCACTATGTGGTTTCGCTAACCTATCTTCTATTGCGATTCTACTCGGTGGTCTAGGTAGCCTAGCTCCTAACCGTCGCCACGACATCGCTCGTATGGGTGTTAAAGCTGTTATTGCTGGTACGCTATCTAACTTGATGGCAGCAACCATTGCTGGCTTCTTCCTATCTTTCTAA
- the deoC gene encoding deoxyribose-phosphate aldolase — protein sequence MSDLNTAALRALKLMDLTTLNDNDTDAKVIQLCHDAKTAVGNTAAICIYPRFIPIAKKTLREQGTPDVRIATVTNFPHGNDDIDIAVAETKAAVAYGADEVDVVFPYRALIAGDENVGFELVKQCKAACGDVLLKVIIETGELKEEALIKKASQICIEAGADFIKTSTGKVPVNATPEYARMMLEVIRDMNVAETVGFKPAGGVRTAEDAAQYLAMADEILGDNWVDARHYRFGASSLLTNLLNTLNVTDETADPSAY from the coding sequence ATGAGCGATTTAAACACAGCAGCACTACGTGCATTAAAACTAATGGACCTAACTACGCTGAATGACAACGATACAGACGCGAAAGTAATTCAACTGTGTCACGATGCAAAAACAGCAGTTGGCAACACTGCAGCTATCTGTATTTACCCACGCTTTATTCCTATTGCGAAGAAAACACTACGCGAACAAGGTACACCAGATGTACGCATCGCTACGGTAACTAACTTCCCTCATGGTAACGACGACATCGACATTGCCGTTGCAGAGACAAAAGCAGCGGTGGCTTACGGTGCCGACGAGGTAGATGTAGTATTCCCATACCGTGCACTGATTGCGGGTGATGAAAACGTTGGCTTTGAACTGGTTAAGCAGTGTAAAGCAGCGTGTGGTGATGTGTTGTTGAAAGTGATCATCGAAACAGGTGAACTTAAAGAAGAAGCATTGATCAAGAAAGCTTCTCAAATCTGTATCGAAGCAGGCGCTGACTTCATCAAGACATCAACAGGTAAAGTGCCAGTAAACGCAACGCCAGAATATGCACGCATGATGCTTGAAGTAATTCGTGATATGAACGTTGCTGAAACGGTTGGCTTTAAGCCTGCTGGTGGTGTTCGCACGGCAGAAGATGCTGCGCAATATCTAGCAATGGCTGACGAGATCCTAGGCGACAACTGGGTTGATGCTCGTCACTACCGTTTTGGCGCGTCTAGCTTGCTAACAAACCTTCTAAATACATTAAATGTAACAGACGAAACGGCTGATCCTTCAGCTTACTAA
- a CDS encoding cobalamin biosynthesis family protein — MEDVIEQLYGNGMVLIMWGAIVLQLLVPIPRQSHPMELWRRFAVQLSDKVNSTNPNQAMLAGWLSVMLMLLPAVTILIALQPLVWQNELYQLALLLLALDWRNSDALIRQLSLAMANEDKTQARQLLKPWVNRETDSLSLLGLGKAGAETYLLAMGRGVIAVLFWYCLLGGIGAFIYRLTVELARVWSPSRQNYFAFGRAATRLTAVLDYIPLKLFSLLILCGHRAKQSVALLQVQHKSWPLPGPSWLLISSAAKYELSLGGPAIYDARKSVRAKIGGRIAPAAIHLSQLRQLIFSRLIIWILGSSLLLSVIHQGL; from the coding sequence ATGGAAGACGTTATCGAACAGCTATATGGCAATGGGATGGTGCTCATTATGTGGGGCGCCATCGTATTACAACTGCTCGTTCCTATTCCTCGGCAAAGCCACCCAATGGAACTGTGGCGCCGCTTTGCCGTACAGCTATCAGACAAAGTAAACAGCACCAACCCAAACCAAGCGATGCTCGCGGGGTGGCTGTCTGTAATGCTGATGCTGCTCCCTGCCGTCACCATACTCATTGCTCTGCAACCTTTGGTTTGGCAAAACGAGTTATATCAACTCGCACTACTGTTACTCGCTCTCGATTGGCGCAACTCAGACGCCTTGATACGTCAACTCAGCCTAGCTATGGCCAATGAGGACAAAACCCAGGCTCGTCAATTGCTAAAGCCGTGGGTAAACCGTGAAACCGATTCCCTCTCCCTACTTGGACTTGGTAAAGCTGGCGCTGAAACCTACTTGCTCGCAATGGGGCGTGGTGTGATTGCTGTGCTTTTTTGGTATTGCTTACTCGGCGGCATTGGCGCATTTATCTATCGCTTGACGGTGGAACTGGCTCGAGTCTGGTCTCCCTCACGGCAAAATTATTTCGCGTTTGGCCGTGCAGCAACGCGCTTGACCGCTGTGCTTGATTACATCCCGCTCAAGCTGTTTAGCCTTTTGATTCTGTGTGGCCACCGCGCCAAACAGAGCGTTGCACTTCTTCAGGTTCAGCATAAATCTTGGCCATTGCCCGGCCCAAGTTGGTTATTGATCTCAAGCGCAGCTAAGTATGAACTGTCACTCGGTGGGCCAGCAATTTATGATGCGAGAAAAAGTGTCAGAGCCAAAATTGGCGGGCGCATTGCCCCTGCCGCCATTCACTTATCGCAACTACGCCAGCTAATTTTCTCACGCCTTATCATTTGGATTCTGGGCTCTAGCTTACTCTTGAGTGTGATTCATCAGGGGCTGTGA
- the btuF gene encoding vitamin B12 ABC transporter substrate-binding protein BtuF, whose translation MFKILLCFSLFYLLVPLQVLAQQDEANPNAAQRVISLAPSSTELAYSAGLGDKLLAVSEYSDYPEQAKGLERVANYKSINVERIVALKPDLILAWRAGNPQKPLEQLKALGFTVYYTDSKAIEDIPRVIAELSQYSENPEVGIKKAENFTQQLQSIKAHNQQQQPVRYFYQLSAAPIITVSDGNWPAEVFALCGGENIFAHSSVPYPQVGLEQVVVAQPEVLFTSYHDIYDVALWKPWENQVPAVKNQHIWTLTADWINRPTERTLLAIEQVCQYLDQVRRKRLP comes from the coding sequence ATGTTTAAGATATTGTTATGCTTCTCCCTTTTCTACCTGCTTGTTCCGCTTCAAGTATTGGCTCAACAAGATGAAGCAAACCCCAACGCTGCGCAGCGAGTTATTTCCCTTGCCCCCTCTTCCACTGAGCTAGCATATAGTGCAGGTTTGGGCGATAAATTATTGGCCGTTAGTGAATACAGTGATTACCCTGAGCAAGCCAAAGGCTTGGAGCGCGTAGCGAACTATAAAAGCATTAATGTAGAGCGTATCGTGGCACTCAAGCCGGATCTCATTCTTGCATGGCGTGCAGGCAATCCTCAAAAGCCATTAGAGCAGCTTAAAGCGCTTGGTTTTACTGTCTATTATACGGATAGCAAAGCCATTGAAGACATTCCTCGTGTGATTGCCGAACTTAGCCAATATTCAGAGAACCCTGAGGTTGGCATTAAAAAAGCCGAGAACTTTACTCAACAGTTACAGTCCATCAAAGCGCACAACCAACAGCAGCAGCCTGTTCGCTATTTTTATCAACTCAGCGCCGCGCCTATCATCACCGTATCAGATGGCAATTGGCCTGCCGAAGTCTTTGCGCTATGTGGTGGAGAAAACATATTCGCTCACAGCAGTGTCCCCTACCCACAGGTCGGGCTAGAGCAAGTTGTTGTTGCGCAGCCTGAAGTGCTTTTTACGTCCTATCACGACATTTATGATGTTGCGCTGTGGAAACCTTGGGAGAACCAAGTCCCAGCGGTCAAAAATCAGCATATTTGGACACTCACTGCGGACTGGATCAACCGCCCAACAGAAAGAACTTTATTAGCGATAGAGCAAGTTTGCCAATATCTGGATCAGGTGCGCAGAAAACGTTTGCCATAG
- the deoD gene encoding purine-nucleoside phosphorylase — MATPHINAEMGAFADVVLMPGDPLRAKYIAETFLDDVVQVCDVRNMFGYTGTYKGRKISVMGHGMGIPSCSIYVTELIKDFGVKKVIRVGSCGAVRDDVNLRDVVIGMGACTDSKVNRIRFKDHDFAAIADYDMVRNAEKAAKARGIDVKIGNLFSAELFYTPDPEMFDVMDKYGILGVEMEAAGIYGIAAEYGAKALAICTVSDHIKRGEQTTSDERQTTFNEMMEIALDSVLLGDEE, encoded by the coding sequence ATGGCTACTCCTCACATTAATGCAGAAATGGGTGCTTTCGCTGACGTTGTTCTAATGCCGGGCGACCCACTACGTGCAAAATACATTGCTGAAACTTTCCTCGATGACGTTGTTCAAGTTTGTGACGTACGTAATATGTTTGGCTACACAGGTACTTACAAAGGCCGTAAGATATCTGTAATGGGTCACGGTATGGGTATCCCTTCATGCTCAATCTACGTAACAGAACTGATCAAAGATTTTGGTGTCAAGAAAGTCATTCGTGTAGGTAGCTGTGGTGCAGTGCGTGACGATGTGAATCTGCGTGATGTTGTGATTGGTATGGGTGCATGTACCGACTCTAAAGTAAACCGCATTCGTTTCAAAGATCATGACTTCGCGGCTATCGCTGACTACGACATGGTTCGTAACGCAGAAAAAGCAGCAAAAGCTCGCGGTATCGATGTGAAAATCGGTAACCTATTCTCAGCTGAGTTGTTCTACACACCAGATCCAGAAATGTTCGACGTAATGGACAAATACGGCATCCTAGGTGTAGAGATGGAAGCGGCAGGTATCTACGGTATCGCAGCGGAATATGGTGCTAAAGCTCTGGCTATTTGTACTGTATCGGACCACATCAAACGTGGCGAACAAACCACTTCTGATGAGCGTCAAACCACATTCAATGAGATGATGGAAATTGCACTAGATTCTGTTCTTCTTGGTGATGAAGAGTAA
- a CDS encoding TatD family hydrolase, translating into MTSEAPLFDTHCHFDFDVFADDFDAQLRQAVEVGVKRILIPAIGEENWHRLELLSAHHNEIDWALGCHPYFLNQNTTQQVDDLIAYYHQTSVKPIAIGECGLDALVSVELGLQQQILQQHIQVANELGLPVLLHCRKAYNDLLRNLKQFPIHNGGVLHGFSGSYQQAMQLLEKGILIGVGGVITYPRANKTRNAIRRLPLEGILLETDAPDMPLNHFQGQPNHPKRLPVILSTLSELKQIERQTIAQKIWQNSISLF; encoded by the coding sequence ATGACGAGTGAGGCGCCCCTGTTTGACACCCATTGTCACTTTGATTTTGACGTATTTGCCGACGATTTTGATGCGCAGTTACGTCAGGCGGTAGAGGTTGGGGTTAAACGAATACTGATCCCTGCGATTGGTGAAGAGAATTGGCACAGACTTGAGCTGCTCTCCGCGCATCACAACGAGATCGACTGGGCACTCGGTTGTCACCCATATTTTCTTAATCAAAACACCACACAGCAGGTTGATGACCTGATCGCCTATTATCACCAAACCTCAGTCAAACCTATCGCGATAGGCGAGTGTGGCCTCGATGCTTTAGTGAGTGTTGAGTTGGGTTTGCAACAACAAATTCTTCAACAGCATATTCAGGTAGCTAACGAACTTGGCCTTCCGGTTCTGTTGCACTGCCGCAAGGCGTATAACGATCTGTTGCGCAATCTAAAGCAATTTCCCATTCACAATGGTGGTGTGTTACATGGCTTTTCTGGCAGCTATCAGCAAGCGATGCAATTGTTAGAAAAAGGTATATTGATTGGCGTAGGTGGAGTAATTACTTATCCTAGGGCGAATAAAACCCGCAATGCAATCAGACGGTTACCTCTTGAAGGTATTTTGCTTGAAACTGACGCACCTGACATGCCACTTAATCATTTTCAGGGTCAGCCTAACCATCCTAAACGATTACCTGTGATCCTCAGCACACTTTCAGAGCTTAAGCAAATCGAAAGGCAAACGATTGCGCAAAAAATCTGGCAAAATTCCATTTCTCTGTTTTGA
- a CDS encoding XapX domain-containing protein: MNEIILATVAGFVVGVLFTAIKLPIPAPPVLSGVMGIVGVYLGGISYQWIVERFFG, encoded by the coding sequence ATGAACGAAATTATCCTTGCTACCGTTGCTGGATTTGTTGTGGGAGTACTCTTTACAGCGATTAAACTGCCTATTCCTGCTCCACCAGTGCTTTCTGGTGTGATGGGGATCGTCGGGGTTTATCTTGGCGGTATCTCATACCAATGGATCGTGGAACGATTCTTTGGCTAA